TTTTGATCTGCCGAACTCACCCCACATCGTGCTGATCGATGAGGTCGGCAACGTGTTGCACCTGTCACCAATCGGGGCCGATACCCCATCGGTGGAGGGACAGATCTCGGAATTTGCGCAGATGGCGAGGCGACTGGAATCGGCCGTCCAGCCGGACATGACCGTCCGACTGGTACCGCCCGTTCAGCAGGATCAGGAAGAAGGTCCACCGGACCAGGCTGTACAATCGGCCATGGAGGCCGATCGGTTGGCTGACGAAAGCGCCGGTATTTATCGTCCCAACACGGTGGACACGCTAGGCGAGATTCTGTATTTCCCTGAACTCCCCACCGAAGACATCGATCTCAATTTCCATGGCGATGGTTTCGTTCAACTCGTCGTAGGTACCAATGGCAACGTGGTGGCGGCAGTCGTCGAAAGATCGACGGGTCGCGCCGACGTGGACTCTTTGATACTGAACGAAGCTCAAAAAATGGTCTTTACGCCGGCAGTACATGACGGAGCCCGCGTAAAGTTTCGCACGGTGATGCCATTTATGTTCAGGCAAAGGCCCCCATCCCCAGGCGAGGAGACGGTTGTAGAGGAATGACGCGTGGGTTCAATCTCGGGGATACTACGCGGTCAAATCAGTGGTGTTTGCCGTTCTTCGTCACTTCGAATTCGACGGTGCCGCTTTCCGTTATCACGGTGAAGTCGGTATTCGCGTATTCATAAGTTGTTCCTAACGACATCCAACATGCATTATTGGACCACGCGGTGAGCGGCATTTCATCTTTTACCTCTTCATACTTCACTACGCCGCATAGTGAATGAGTGACCAGGCTGGCGGATTCAGCGACGGTCTTGTCCAGTACGAGCTTGATCTCGCCGGAAACGGTCCGTAGTCTGCATTTGCCATCTTGTTTGTGGTCAGGCTGGTACAACCGGGTTGTTCCATACCGGTTGTAAATCGACACGTCGCCCTCTACGTCGCGAACATCCAATTCTATGCATCCGATATCGATATCCACGCCTCCCCTGATGGACTCCATCTTCCCTTCCACCTGATAGGGATATCGTCGTAACATGCCGTAGTCCAGACTGGTCCCTCCCCCACCGAAACCGTACGTACGTTGAAACACCCGCCCGCCAATGCGGCGTATTTCTGTAAACTCGCTGTTCAAGAGGTAGACATCCTTTGCGACCCCGTTTATCTGGCAAGGATGGCAGTTATAGGTTACCAACGAACCATTCAGTCCATCCACGTTTACCGGGCCGCCTCTGAATACTGAAATCGTCACGTTTTCGGGTACCGAGATGGACAAATGACAATACGTCGCATAGCCATAGACCCGTTCCGGATCGGTACGAACAGCACTGAATATGCGTTCAACGTTTTCTGACAGTGCCGACCTCGGCAGGTCTATGGATCGCACGTCTGACGCATGTACAGTGAGGCGAAGCGATTTTCCCAGACTGTGCTTTATTGGTTCCGGTAGGGGTAGAAACGCTTGGATTTCATGTTGCAGTTCCGGAAATACGTCAACCGGCCGGACACCGCCGACTTCATTCCACCGGTTGTGGTCATTCATCAGGTCATCTTTCCAGTATTTGTTGATCGGCGCCGTATGAGCGACGTTTTCAGATCCGGGCGGGGAACTGATACCGAGAAACAACTCCCCTTCGTGGGGGCCCGTTTCCAGGTAGTTGTCGACCTGG
The nucleotide sequence above comes from Gemmatimonadota bacterium. Encoded proteins:
- a CDS encoding sigma-70 family RNA polymerase sigma factor, coding for MTTFSQDDTHNIHLCLQGNADAFEPLVRRYQNAAFAVAMDFLRDRTDAEDVVQDAFVAAYCKLSQLKEPSIFGSWLHRIVVNRCKEWSRRKRASRLVRVDPHAEHIRDEYPLAAQNHQDYIESLELWDEVERLPEHYRQVVNLYYYTGFSLKEIAAFLDIPESTARGRLYQSRIRLKNALSPQEKETIAMSQIDVTEDVQDVVCKIAREDFEETIDMGDVENIVLYCGVNTEVEIGQAEGDQVVIEGSKIALGLTEEEARSNLSALHVSHDQVDNYLETGPHEGELFLGISSPPGSENVAHTAPINKYWKDDLMNDHNRWNEVGGVRPVDVFPELQHEIQAFLPLPEPIKHSLGKSLRLTVHASDVRSIDLPRSALSENVERIFSAVRTDPERVYGYATYCHLSISVPENVTISVFRGGPVNVDGLNGSLVTYNCHPCQINGVAKDVYLLNSEFTEIRRIGGRVFQRTYGFGGGGTSLDYGMLRRYPYQVEGKMESIRGGVDIDIGCIELDVRDVEGDVSIYNRYGTTRLYQPDHKQDGKCRLRTVSGEIKLVLDKTVAESASLVTHSLCGVVKYEEVKDEMPLTAWSNNACWMSLGTTYEYANTDFTVITESGTVEFEVTKNGKHH